The Actinomycetota bacterium DNA window GACCTGGGGGCGGTGGGGTGGTATCCGGTGGCGGTGGAGATGGCCGAGGTGGCGACGGCGTGGGGGTCGACGGTGTTCCACTTCACCTGTGACCAGCGGGCGCTGCCGTCGCTGCCGGAACGGGCGGTGCTGGCCGGCGAGGACGCCACCGTGGTGCCGACCCACCTGCTGACCAGGGTGGGCGACGGGACCTGGCCGGCGACCACCGTGGTCGGGGCGTTCAAGCCGGTGCCCGACCCGCTGGCCGGGCCGGTGGTCGGGGCCGGGCCGGTGGGGCCCGGGCGGCTGGTCACCTGCCAGTACCGGCTGGCCGAGCCGGCCCGCCGGGGCGACCCGGCCGCGCTGGCCATCCTCGGCGACCTGCTCCGCTGGGCCGCCGGAGGCGCCCGGTGACCGACCGGGCCGGGCGGGTGGCGGCCGCCTTCGCCGAGCGCACGGGCCGGGAACCAGACGGCGTCTGGGCGGCCCCGGGGCGGGTCAACCTGATCGGGGAGCACACCGACTACAACGACGGCTTCGTGCTGCCGGCGGCGATCGACCGGCAGGTGCTGGCCGCGGCCGGGCGGCGCGGGGACGGCCGCCTGCGGCTGTGGTCGCTCCAGGCCGGGCCGCCGGCCGACCTGGCCCTGGCCGAGGTGGGGCCGGGGCGGGTCGAGGGCTGGGCCGCCTACCCGGCCGGGGTGGCGTGGGCGCTGGGCCAGGCCGGGGTCGAGCTGGGCGGGGCCGACGTGGTGGTCGACGGCGACGTGCCGGCCGGGTCGGGGCTGTCGTCGAGCGCCGCCCTGGAGTGCGCCACCGCCACCGCCCTGGCCGACCTCCACGGCGCCGGCCTGGACCGGGTCGCCCTGGCCGGGCTGGCCCGCCGGGCCGAGAACGAGGTCGTGGGAGTGCCGTCAGGGGTCATGGACCAGATGGTGTCCATGCTCGGCCGGGCCGGGCACGCCCTGTTCCTGGACACCCGCTCGCTCGACACCGAGCAGGTGCCGCTGCCGCTGGAGGCGGCCGGGCTCCGCCTGGTGGTGATCGACACCCGGGCCGGGCACCGGCTGGTCGACGGCGCCTACGCCGACCGGCGGGC harbors:
- a CDS encoding galactokinase family protein; the protein is MTDRAGRVAAAFAERTGREPDGVWAAPGRVNLIGEHTDYNDGFVLPAAIDRQVLAAAGRRGDGRLRLWSLQAGPPADLALAEVGPGRVEGWAAYPAGVAWALGQAGVELGGADVVVDGDVPAGSGLSSSAALECATATALADLHGAGLDRVALAGLARRAENEVVGVPSGVMDQMVSMLGRAGHALFLDTRSLDTEQVPLPLEAAGLRLVVIDTRAGHRLVDGAYADRRA